In Fibrobacter sp. UWR3, one DNA window encodes the following:
- a CDS encoding cytochrome c biogenesis protein yields the protein MKKLASLKVTVVLLVAFLVLTFWGTLAQANAEAAGYPASIAVDRFFDSYFIWALGVVPLPAFKSIAILACVNLVASMVFRMPRGWKNAGLWLMHVALLVLLAGGVVGSEIKREYNGFEVLSLNSVELLDSSGTAQKLKFYAADDSLGAEPANLDESVLLAGWPYYAHFRGDLPMSKDKVISMYKVYYDPLHFVPYAFMVLFLLGAVFHYVVKVRSARKSVAQTSATRVVSKIVPLVALVMFAMPMNARADEIPSDALVWFSVGRDAPVIVDGVVRPFDSFARGFLDDLSGRVTFKCGKNDFCDGKEPAVNIVGWIKDLPEKTSGLALFKVLRSDVLEALRLPADSRYVSYAELAPSRNLLELYASRDDSHPATSEMKRLYANVLQYEAVKNGTAFSIVEESSSESVTVDENRLAAEVFYHKANFALIAFILAFVASLLASLNMIFRSRKLDVAANLACIATAGILAVLFALRTYVAARVPLSSLYEIVLLVAMLLMAFESGAFIFCKRRTFSLMIPVTFMAALLLFFAKFVLEPGDTFRPIPAVLNSSVFLTVHVFTIALGFAGMILSGVVAHMALFRSRGQFAGLDASSEENCAVSSGESPRTPLDSLLYGTLVFGAVFTMLGTLLGGVWADFAWGRFWGFDPKECGALFVILWAMLLLHLRVGRLVDTHGFALLNCFNVIVTFLCWFGVNLLGVGLHSYGFQGGTAMWLAIFVAVDVLLIVLIERLVARRS from the coding sequence TTGAAAAAGTTGGCTTCGCTGAAGGTGACTGTGGTTTTGCTTGTCGCGTTCCTGGTGCTCACGTTCTGGGGAACCCTGGCGCAGGCGAATGCGGAGGCGGCGGGTTATCCGGCATCGATAGCGGTAGACCGCTTCTTTGACAGTTACTTTATATGGGCACTGGGCGTGGTGCCGTTGCCTGCGTTCAAGAGTATTGCGATTCTTGCGTGCGTGAACCTTGTCGCGAGTATGGTTTTCCGGATGCCCCGAGGCTGGAAGAACGCGGGCCTCTGGCTCATGCATGTTGCCCTGCTCGTGTTGCTTGCGGGTGGTGTTGTCGGCAGCGAAATCAAGCGGGAGTATAACGGGTTCGAAGTGCTTTCTTTGAATTCGGTAGAACTCCTTGATTCTAGCGGAACTGCGCAAAAGCTCAAGTTCTATGCGGCAGACGATAGCCTGGGCGCAGAACCCGCGAATCTGGATGAATCCGTATTGCTCGCGGGTTGGCCCTACTACGCGCATTTCCGGGGTGACCTGCCTATGTCGAAGGACAAGGTCATCTCGATGTACAAGGTTTATTACGACCCGTTGCACTTTGTGCCGTACGCATTCATGGTGCTGTTCCTGTTGGGAGCGGTGTTCCATTATGTGGTGAAGGTGCGCAGTGCGCGGAAGAGCGTTGCGCAAACGTCGGCTACTCGCGTGGTTTCAAAAATCGTGCCGTTAGTTGCACTTGTGATGTTCGCAATGCCGATGAATGCACGTGCGGATGAGATCCCGAGTGATGCCTTGGTATGGTTCTCGGTGGGGCGCGACGCCCCGGTAATTGTGGATGGCGTAGTGCGCCCGTTCGATTCGTTTGCCCGCGGGTTCCTCGATGATTTGAGCGGGCGCGTGACATTCAAGTGCGGGAAAAATGATTTTTGCGATGGGAAGGAACCTGCCGTAAACATTGTTGGGTGGATAAAGGATTTACCAGAAAAAACAAGCGGCCTTGCGCTGTTCAAGGTCTTGCGCAGCGATGTGCTGGAAGCCTTGCGTTTGCCGGCTGATTCTCGCTATGTAAGTTATGCGGAGTTGGCGCCATCGCGGAATTTGCTGGAACTCTATGCGAGCCGGGATGACAGCCATCCGGCAACATCCGAAATGAAGCGGCTTTATGCGAATGTGCTGCAATATGAAGCGGTGAAAAATGGAACTGCGTTTTCCATTGTCGAGGAATCTTCTTCGGAGTCGGTGACGGTTGATGAAAACCGGCTTGCGGCGGAAGTGTTTTACCACAAGGCGAATTTTGCATTGATTGCCTTTATCTTGGCGTTTGTCGCCAGCCTGCTTGCTTCGTTGAATATGATTTTCAGGTCGCGGAAGTTGGATGTTGCCGCAAATTTGGCCTGCATCGCGACGGCAGGTATACTTGCGGTTCTGTTTGCCTTGCGCACGTATGTAGCTGCCCGCGTTCCTCTTTCTAGTTTGTACGAAATTGTGTTGCTCGTGGCTATGCTATTGATGGCGTTCGAATCGGGTGCGTTTATATTCTGTAAGCGTCGCACGTTCTCGCTCATGATTCCTGTGACGTTCATGGCGGCTCTCCTATTGTTCTTCGCAAAGTTCGTGCTGGAACCGGGCGATACCTTCCGGCCGATTCCTGCCGTATTGAATTCCTCGGTTTTCCTCACGGTTCACGTGTTCACGATTGCGCTCGGATTTGCGGGCATGATTCTTTCGGGAGTTGTCGCGCACATGGCGCTGTTCCGTTCCCGCGGGCAATTTGCTGGCTTGGATGCATCTTCAGAAGAGAACTGCGCGGTATCTTCGGGTGAATCGCCGCGCACCCCGCTCGATTCGCTCCTGTATGGCACGCTCGTCTTTGGCGCAGTATTCACAATGCTTGGTACGCTCCTGGGCGGCGTGTGGGCCGATTTCGCATGGGGTCGCTTCTGGGGGTTCGACCCGAAGGAATGTGGTGCGCTTTTTGTAATCCTGTGGGCGATGCTCCTGCTTCATTTGCGTGTTGGCCGCCTGGTGGATACGCACGGATTTGCCTTGCTCAACTGTTTCAACGTAATCGTGACGTTCCTTTGCTGGTTCGGCGTGAACTTGCTCGGGGTTGGCTTGCACAGTTACGGGTTCCAGGGTGGAACCGCCATGTGGCTTGCCATATTTGTGGCGGTCGATGTGCTGCTTATCGTGCTTATTGAACGTCTTGTCGCGCGACGCTCCTGA
- a CDS encoding DUF5662 family protein, which yields MFHPIRHFITITKHRNEVVRLCFKAGIGFQGLFHDLSKYSPTEFIPGARYYSGKESPNNGERRDTGMSLAWMHHKGRNKHHFEFWYDYELATKKIVPMDMPDRYIKEMFCDRIAASKTYNKAGYTQRSPLEYLEKSTAREKMTENTYRKLLYLLRLLAEKGEKETLRFVRHCKVLPLAEIAPSTSP from the coding sequence ATGTTCCACCCAATACGCCACTTTATCACCATCACAAAGCACAGGAACGAGGTCGTGCGCCTCTGCTTCAAGGCGGGAATCGGGTTCCAGGGACTGTTCCACGACCTTTCCAAGTACTCGCCCACGGAATTTATCCCGGGAGCGCGCTACTACAGCGGCAAGGAATCCCCGAACAACGGGGAACGCCGCGATACGGGAATGAGCCTCGCGTGGATGCACCACAAGGGCAGGAACAAGCACCACTTTGAATTCTGGTACGACTACGAACTCGCCACCAAGAAAATAGTGCCGATGGACATGCCCGACCGCTACATCAAGGAGATGTTCTGCGACCGCATCGCCGCATCGAAGACCTACAACAAGGCAGGCTACACGCAACGTTCCCCGCTCGAGTACCTCGAAAAAAGTACCGCCAGGGAAAAGATGACGGAAAACACCTACCGAAAGCTCCTGTACCTGCTGCGCCTTCTTGCCGAAAAGGGCGAAAAGGAGACACTCCGGTTCGTGCGGCACTGCAAGGTTCTGCCTCTCGCCGAGATAGCCCCGAGCACGTCCCCGTAA
- a CDS encoding right-handed parallel beta-helix repeat-containing protein produces the protein MKYAYKTLLSTIALGSAVIFAQAPAAPEATAQATPAVQAAAPATAEQAAAPAAAEQAPAEAAPAPAEAAPAAEASSATTAPATNAPAAPAAETAPATTAEAAPETTTKPDSVAAAPAAAEQAPAATAEQTAATVPADTAQKAPDSTVAAVAPADSATGGFVADTTTPPPTLLEGTEIAGDIHGFLKLDKSPYLATDMLIVSPNMSLVVEPGVIIYFKPGTGLQVNKGQLVIAGSAVSPVTFRSAYDRPKAGDWLGVTITGDQRAEIRNVQISDAAVGIAVENGSMDIKDAKIENTSVRGVYARNASIAVSDVEFRNNPVALQVANYANAIIDRATFEKNKVAIMNSELAEAHVSSSKIEDNEVGLLNMANSLITFNNTEITKNGQGVSSAEVLAPEIIERVKGNTLDLDNQAEATVSTLPPAPEIPGIEQRPLRASDKIGDIVAQRLEAETRSDSTVARWSVIGNVMLGTGYHFVNTSKNDSDETIEIDTDTIAPGDKFSNNFQVPGLASRASVYMFMQSIDGKTIEFNTDLSIDSWNKFSPNPVSLTYTDAYNRATLGDFQLMGGDTYMAGLPIFGIDYTLSLLKNNADQPLFQLGGFFGEAQRSLVEGARHPYLYNDYIDDGELQAQRLAYGGFIKWAPVRRFDAKFGALYANDELKDPLLRDGASEKWTTSDPMQESFTLYADGNWLFFPGDIELNGQIAVGRADTADVTRQRAINKVFSDARITPVSYSTMRQLMQNQNRINSLSDAELANIFGDNTTLSRSEMRDSLRALIREAKEVQRDEEDDRDEDRVLGLNWGSQNFAIGASLNWNIYKTSINGHIKYVGEDFYSAGSPNQLSDTREFGGRIEQDILGFWDLGISYQINVENAAKGNKTNIFGLGEGTHWGLFPDENSKWFDEHELDNDRTKYIQNAGIDNTFKINKNVDVSVGYNFEYKTQYRPFQLHYNYTLEDGIYKDDWFNARKGRDTTMIVDVDDTSYVDAERWSEYVALAKEPFLATRFQERLFKHTWNLGTSIRAYNSVFKVGGQWTYRTDGSKFHRDSLIKDMDLENTTWDKLGYYFGGSDYFEQTYPMSVTTTLPILQNRFSLTPRFKSYNRDDMSEFEITIEDEFEMPFKNNFFVLGVNAGFRYMTTDWEEEDESYDETETDILGGVNLRVNHNKRFYTEWYTGTAIYFRPDNLSNEYNDIYLGVNAHFVF, from the coding sequence ATGAAGTACGCATACAAGACTCTCCTTTCGACCATCGCCCTCGGTTCGGCAGTAATCTTCGCACAGGCACCGGCAGCACCCGAGGCCACCGCGCAGGCCACACCTGCTGTACAAGCAGCGGCCCCTGCAACGGCGGAACAAGCTGCAGCCCCTGCAGCCGCAGAACAGGCACCCGCAGAAGCTGCACCGGCCCCTGCAGAAGCTGCACCGGCCGCCGAGGCTTCGTCCGCGACTACCGCGCCGGCGACTAACGCGCCGGCTGCTCCCGCAGCAGAAACCGCTCCTGCAACAACCGCAGAAGCAGCCCCCGAAACCACCACCAAGCCAGATTCCGTTGCCGCAGCCCCTGCAGCAGCAGAACAGGCACCCGCAGCGACTGCAGAACAAACCGCAGCGACCGTGCCCGCCGATACGGCACAAAAGGCCCCGGACAGCACCGTCGCCGCAGTCGCTCCTGCAGATTCTGCAACAGGCGGATTCGTCGCCGACACGACAACTCCCCCGCCCACACTTCTTGAAGGTACCGAGATTGCCGGAGACATTCATGGGTTCCTGAAACTTGACAAGTCGCCCTATCTCGCGACCGACATGCTTATCGTTTCTCCCAACATGAGCCTCGTCGTTGAACCGGGCGTAATCATCTACTTCAAGCCCGGCACCGGCCTGCAGGTGAACAAGGGCCAGCTGGTCATCGCCGGTTCCGCAGTTTCCCCGGTCACGTTCCGTTCGGCCTACGACCGCCCCAAGGCAGGCGACTGGCTCGGCGTAACCATCACGGGCGACCAGCGTGCAGAAATCCGCAACGTGCAGATTAGCGACGCGGCCGTCGGCATTGCCGTCGAAAACGGCTCGATGGACATAAAGGATGCAAAAATCGAGAACACTTCGGTTCGCGGCGTCTATGCACGCAACGCATCCATCGCGGTGAGCGACGTTGAATTCAGGAACAACCCTGTCGCATTGCAGGTTGCAAATTACGCAAACGCAATTATCGACCGAGCCACCTTCGAAAAGAACAAGGTCGCCATCATGAATTCCGAACTCGCCGAAGCGCACGTTTCTTCCTCCAAGATCGAGGATAACGAAGTCGGCTTGCTCAACATGGCGAACAGCCTCATCACGTTCAACAACACCGAAATCACGAAGAACGGGCAGGGTGTATCTTCTGCCGAAGTTCTCGCGCCCGAAATCATCGAGCGCGTCAAGGGCAATACGCTCGATCTCGACAACCAGGCCGAAGCAACAGTATCCACACTCCCGCCCGCACCCGAAATTCCGGGCATCGAGCAAAGGCCGCTCCGCGCTTCCGACAAGATTGGCGACATCGTGGCGCAAAGGCTTGAAGCCGAAACCAGGAGCGACTCCACGGTTGCCCGCTGGAGCGTTATCGGAAACGTAATGCTCGGAACCGGATACCACTTCGTGAACACGAGCAAGAACGACAGCGACGAAACAATCGAAATTGACACGGACACCATTGCACCGGGCGATAAGTTCAGCAACAATTTCCAAGTTCCGGGCCTCGCCTCACGCGCCAGTGTCTACATGTTTATGCAGTCTATTGATGGCAAAACAATTGAATTCAACACAGACCTCTCCATTGATTCGTGGAACAAGTTCTCCCCGAACCCAGTCTCCCTCACCTATACCGACGCCTACAACAGGGCGACCCTCGGTGACTTCCAGCTCATGGGCGGCGACACCTACATGGCTGGCTTGCCGATATTCGGTATCGACTACACACTTTCGCTTTTGAAGAACAATGCCGACCAGCCCCTGTTCCAGCTAGGCGGGTTCTTCGGCGAAGCACAGCGCAGCCTTGTAGAAGGCGCACGCCACCCCTACCTCTACAACGACTACATTGACGATGGCGAACTCCAGGCCCAGCGCCTCGCCTACGGAGGATTCATCAAGTGGGCTCCGGTACGCCGCTTTGACGCGAAGTTCGGGGCACTCTACGCAAACGACGAACTCAAGGACCCGCTGCTCCGTGACGGTGCCAGCGAAAAGTGGACAACGAGCGACCCGATGCAGGAATCGTTCACGCTCTACGCCGACGGTAACTGGCTATTCTTCCCTGGCGATATCGAACTTAACGGACAGATTGCAGTGGGCCGTGCCGACACCGCCGACGTAACACGCCAGCGCGCCATCAACAAGGTGTTCAGCGACGCGAGAATCACTCCGGTTTCGTACAGCACCATGCGCCAGCTGATGCAGAACCAGAACCGCATCAACTCGCTTTCCGATGCAGAACTCGCAAACATCTTCGGCGACAACACGACCCTCAGCAGGAGCGAAATGCGCGACTCCCTCCGTGCGCTTATCCGCGAAGCAAAGGAAGTGCAGAGAGACGAAGAAGACGACCGCGACGAAGACCGCGTACTCGGGCTCAACTGGGGCAGCCAGAACTTCGCCATTGGCGCATCGCTCAACTGGAACATCTACAAGACCAGCATCAATGGCCATATCAAGTACGTGGGCGAAGACTTCTACAGTGCAGGCTCCCCGAACCAGCTTTCGGACACGCGTGAATTCGGAGGCCGCATCGAGCAGGACATTCTCGGATTCTGGGATTTGGGAATTTCGTACCAGATTAACGTCGAGAACGCAGCCAAGGGCAACAAGACGAACATCTTCGGGCTTGGCGAAGGTACCCACTGGGGCCTGTTCCCCGACGAGAACTCCAAGTGGTTCGACGAGCACGAACTTGACAACGACCGCACCAAGTACATCCAAAACGCAGGCATCGACAACACGTTCAAGATTAACAAGAATGTGGACGTGAGCGTGGGTTACAACTTCGAATACAAGACCCAATACAGGCCGTTCCAGTTGCACTACAACTACACGCTCGAAGACGGCATTTATAAGGACGACTGGTTCAATGCCCGCAAGGGACGTGACACAACAATGATTGTCGATGTCGATGACACATCCTACGTGGATGCCGAGCGCTGGAGCGAATACGTGGCCCTAGCCAAGGAGCCGTTCCTTGCGACACGATTCCAGGAACGACTCTTCAAGCACACATGGAATCTGGGAACATCGATCCGCGCATACAATTCCGTGTTCAAAGTCGGAGGACAGTGGACATACCGTACCGACGGTTCCAAGTTCCACAGGGATAGCCTGATCAAGGACATGGATCTCGAAAACACGACATGGGACAAGCTGGGTTACTACTTCGGCGGCTCTGACTATTTTGAGCAGACCTACCCCATGTCGGTAACTACGACGCTTCCGATTCTCCAGAACAGGTTCTCGCTCACTCCGCGCTTCAAGAGCTACAACCGCGACGACATGAGCGAATTCGAAATCACCATCGAAGACGAATTCGAGATGCCGTTCAAGAACAACTTCTTTGTGCTCGGCGTGAACGCAGGCTTCCGCTACATGACTACCGACTGGGAAGAAGAAGACGAATCGTACGACGAGACCGAAACCGACATCCTCGGTGGCGTGAACCTGCGCGTGAACCACAACAAGCGCTTCTACACGGAATGGTATACCGGCACGGCGATTTACTTCCGCCCGGACAACCTGAGCAACGAATACAACGATATCTACCTGGGCGTGAACGCACATTTTGTATTCTGA
- a CDS encoding YbjQ family protein: MQIVTTDFITGKEIETIQVVKGSVVFSKNVVRDIFAGLKTIIGGEIAGYTEMLNDARNIAMQRMIEEASRIGGDAVVNVRFATSSVMAGSSEIIVYGTAVKFSDRSR, from the coding sequence ATGCAGATTGTAACGACAGATTTTATTACGGGCAAGGAAATTGAGACCATTCAGGTGGTGAAGGGCAGTGTCGTGTTCAGCAAGAACGTGGTGCGCGATATCTTTGCGGGCCTCAAGACGATTATCGGTGGCGAAATTGCCGGTTATACTGAGATGCTGAACGACGCCCGCAACATCGCGATGCAGCGCATGATAGAGGAAGCGTCCCGTATCGGTGGTGACGCTGTGGTAAACGTGCGGTTTGCGACGTCATCTGTCATGGCGGGGTCGTCCGAAATTATCGTGTACGGGACTGCCGTGAAGTTTAGCGACCGTTCGCGCTAA
- a CDS encoding metallophosphoesterase, with protein sequence MNSSVDFIGDIHGHCTELRLLLAKLGYEESMGAFRYPGGARSVVFLGDYIDRGSQSREVIDLVRAMRDAGSAVALMGNHEFNALCFWQLNGAGGSHVIHCIPGGYLREHSFNKVAIHTRTVESYKGRKKEFEDMLDFLKTLPFFIEEDSFRAQHACFDLGAARALDAAGIRSFADGNFDELIACANDQFNEYDDSLFDPINYFLKGPEMNLPDGITFRDGENVLRRRARVKWWIDPKGCSLRELAFQPGVELPACDAPAEVLGHGYYGENERPVFFGHYWLTGLPKLIRDNVCCLDYSVAGYRGDGRLVAYRFDGEQKLDESKFVWVEAV encoded by the coding sequence ATGAATTCCTCAGTTGATTTTATCGGCGATATACACGGGCACTGCACCGAGTTGCGGCTGTTGCTGGCAAAGCTCGGGTACGAGGAATCCATGGGCGCGTTCCGCTATCCGGGTGGCGCGCGTTCTGTCGTATTTCTGGGGGACTACATCGATCGCGGGAGCCAGTCGCGCGAAGTGATTGACCTGGTGCGTGCCATGCGCGACGCAGGTTCGGCGGTCGCCCTGATGGGAAACCACGAATTCAATGCGCTCTGCTTCTGGCAACTGAACGGCGCAGGCGGCTCTCACGTGATTCACTGCATTCCCGGGGGCTACCTGCGCGAGCACAGCTTCAACAAGGTGGCAATCCACACGAGGACGGTTGAAAGCTACAAGGGGCGCAAAAAGGAATTCGAGGACATGCTCGACTTCTTGAAGACGCTTCCGTTCTTTATCGAAGAGGATTCGTTCCGGGCGCAGCATGCCTGCTTTGACTTGGGTGCCGCACGTGCGCTAGATGCAGCGGGCATCCGCAGTTTTGCTGACGGGAACTTTGATGAACTTATTGCCTGCGCGAACGACCAGTTTAACGAATACGATGATTCACTCTTTGATCCGATAAACTACTTCTTGAAGGGGCCCGAGATGAACTTGCCCGACGGGATTACATTCCGCGATGGGGAAAACGTGCTTCGTAGGCGGGCGCGGGTAAAATGGTGGATTGACCCGAAGGGCTGCAGCCTGCGGGAACTGGCCTTCCAGCCGGGAGTGGAACTGCCGGCCTGCGATGCGCCCGCGGAAGTCCTTGGGCATGGCTATTACGGCGAGAACGAACGGCCCGTGTTCTTCGGGCACTACTGGCTTACGGGCCTCCCGAAGCTTATACGCGACAACGTGTGTTGCCTGGACTACAGTGTGGCGGGTTACCGTGGCGATGGACGGCTTGTCGCTTATCGTTTTGATGGCGAACAGAAACTCGACGAAAGCAAGTTCGTTTGGGTGGAGGCTGTTTAG
- a CDS encoding NAD(P)/FAD-dependent oxidoreductase: MFTYRYRELPVALEKKGEVRSALARELRLNPEQIFNLEVERFALDSRRKGAPHWSYNVIFETERPLRASGNAARGLIAASRERETLESDPLTGSVPMASHVDVIGAGPAGLWAALHLLRRGFTVDLYEQGKPVEERFRDIRRFFAERKFNEHSNVLFGEGGAGAFSDGKLNTRSRNIFSETVLRDMVEFGVDENVVTFAKPHIGTDRLVLMLRQIRAEIARLGGKIHFNTALEDVEIKDGRIAAIKMRDVSSVSPALNSAADSAQSLNSAPALNSAARWQKCEALVLATGHSARGIYELLAARGVALESKAFAMGVRVEHPQALINLRQLGKGVDTRLTGAAEYFLATPTLNKTSSAYSFCMCPGGVLVPCASEPGTLATNGMSYSRRNGPTANGAIVVPVEASETTFGGLNFQRKTERDAFDVGGKEYAAPAQTIKAFLAHHADRNLPKTTYPCGLVACNMWDWLDKKICSSLAEGFQNFDRKIPGFIEQGLIVAPETRTSSPVRITRNNDTLESINTLGLFVLGEGAGYSGGIVTSAADGVRLAVRAKRSK, from the coding sequence ATGTTCACGTACCGCTACAGAGAATTGCCTGTCGCCCTCGAAAAGAAGGGCGAAGTACGCAGTGCACTGGCGCGTGAACTTCGCCTGAACCCAGAACAGATTTTCAACCTGGAAGTGGAGCGATTCGCACTGGATAGCCGCCGGAAGGGCGCGCCCCACTGGAGCTACAACGTAATTTTTGAAACGGAACGCCCGCTGCGAGCTTCGGGCAATGCGGCCCGCGGACTAATTGCGGCTTCACGGGAACGCGAAACTCTCGAAAGCGACCCGCTTACAGGCAGTGTTCCGATGGCAAGTCACGTGGATGTTATCGGGGCGGGCCCCGCAGGGCTGTGGGCAGCCCTCCACCTGCTGCGTCGCGGATTTACCGTAGACCTGTACGAGCAGGGCAAGCCCGTGGAAGAACGATTCCGCGACATCCGCAGGTTCTTCGCCGAACGGAAATTCAACGAGCATTCCAACGTGCTGTTCGGCGAAGGCGGGGCCGGCGCATTCAGTGACGGCAAGCTCAATACCCGCAGCCGCAATATCTTCTCGGAAACCGTCCTGCGCGACATGGTGGAATTCGGCGTGGATGAAAACGTCGTGACCTTCGCCAAACCGCATATCGGTACCGACAGGCTCGTGCTGATGCTGCGCCAGATTCGCGCAGAGATTGCACGCCTCGGCGGGAAGATACACTTCAATACCGCGCTTGAGGATGTGGAGATAAAAGATGGGCGCATTGCCGCAATCAAGATGCGCGACGTTTCCAGTGTATCGCCGGCGTTAAACAGCGCTGCGGACTCAGCGCAGTCGTTAAACAGCGCGCCGGCATTAAACAGCGCCGCCCGCTGGCAAAAGTGCGAGGCGCTGGTACTTGCCACGGGGCATTCCGCCCGCGGGATCTATGAACTCCTGGCAGCCCGCGGGGTTGCGCTCGAAAGCAAGGCGTTCGCGATGGGCGTACGCGTAGAACACCCGCAGGCACTTATCAACCTGCGCCAGCTCGGGAAGGGCGTAGACACGCGCCTCACGGGAGCCGCAGAATATTTTCTCGCCACCCCGACGCTTAACAAGACGAGCAGTGCCTACAGTTTCTGCATGTGCCCGGGTGGCGTGCTGGTGCCCTGCGCATCGGAACCGGGAACGCTCGCCACCAACGGCATGAGCTACAGCCGTCGCAACGGCCCCACCGCAAACGGTGCGATTGTAGTACCCGTAGAGGCGAGCGAAACGACCTTCGGCGGGCTCAATTTCCAGCGCAAGACGGAACGCGACGCATTCGATGTCGGCGGCAAGGAATACGCAGCCCCCGCGCAGACCATCAAGGCCTTCCTCGCCCACCATGCAGACCGCAACCTGCCCAAGACAACTTACCCCTGCGGGCTTGTCGCCTGCAACATGTGGGACTGGCTCGACAAGAAAATCTGCAGTTCGCTCGCCGAAGGTTTCCAGAATTTTGACCGCAAGATTCCTGGATTTATCGAGCAAGGGCTGATTGTCGCCCCCGAAACGCGCACGAGTTCGCCGGTACGCATCACGCGCAACAACGATACGCTCGAAAGCATCAACACGCTGGGGCTTTTCGTGCTCGGCGAGGGCGCAGGCTATTCCGGCGGAATCGTCACGAGCGCCGCAGACGGCGTAAGACTTGCCGTTCGAGCAAAGAGAAGCAAGTAA